The Rhodobacter sp. CZR27 genome includes a window with the following:
- a CDS encoding SEL1-like repeat protein translates to MRIAVLLCLALAAPAAADPFAEAVAAFRKGEAGRAAVLFRQLAEAGDAEARFNLALLYAEGAGLPQNPREALYWAWLAKLEGVEPAEALSARLQGHLPAEALEALSARIEAALLPRVAEGDSAAMFGLARVLLQLRPEPDARRAYEWLSIAAALGRPEAAGARDAALAQVPERDRFSVQDGALAAFAAWCRTATRPADACAATG, encoded by the coding sequence ATGAGGATCGCGGTCCTGCTCTGTCTCGCGCTGGCGGCCCCCGCGGCGGCCGATCCCTTTGCCGAGGCGGTCGCGGCCTTCCGCAAGGGCGAGGCCGGACGGGCGGCCGTCCTGTTCCGGCAACTGGCCGAGGCGGGTGATGCCGAGGCGCGGTTCAACCTCGCCCTACTTTACGCCGAAGGCGCCGGGCTGCCGCAGAACCCGCGCGAGGCGCTCTACTGGGCGTGGCTTGCCAAGCTCGAGGGGGTGGAGCCTGCCGAGGCGCTCTCGGCGCGGCTTCAGGGGCACCTGCCCGCTGAGGCACTGGAGGCATTGTCAGCCCGCATCGAGGCCGCGCTTCTGCCCCGCGTGGCCGAGGGCGACAGCGCGGCGATGTTCGGCCTTGCGCGCGTCCTTCTGCAGCTTCGGCCCGAGCCGGATGCCCGGCGGGCCTATGAATGGCTCTCGATCGCGGCGGCGCTGGGTCGGCCGGAGGCCGCAGGCGCGCGCGATGCAGCACTGGCGCAGGTGCCCGAAAGGGACCGCTTCAGCGTGCAGGACGGGGCCCTTGCGGCCTTTGCGGCCTGGTGCAGGACCGCCACCCGCCCCGCCGATGCCTGCGCCGCCACCGGCTGA
- a CDS encoding LPP20 family lipoprotein, whose product MPLRPRLGRLAVLALPLLAACAPPPPRATQALPADAGPRTTQLAQLKDAYDRLDPPASRRGAAPASLGARPLVTGLGFAQVSGQPGRTLNERRLMALRAARLEAMRDLAEQVHGLRLDSRTTVQDAVAVNDRIDAAVSGTLRGARLVRITPKGEDTYEVELALDADAVAYIVKAARQR is encoded by the coding sequence ATGCCCCTCCGCCCGCGCCTCGGACGCCTTGCAGTCCTGGCCCTGCCGCTTCTGGCCGCCTGCGCGCCGCCCCCGCCGCGGGCGACGCAGGCCCTGCCCGCGGATGCCGGGCCACGCACCACCCAGCTCGCCCAGCTGAAGGATGCCTACGACCGGCTCGACCCGCCGGCCTCGCGCCGCGGCGCCGCGCCCGCCTCGCTCGGCGCAAGGCCGCTCGTCACCGGCCTCGGCTTCGCGCAGGTTTCCGGCCAGCCCGGCCGCACGCTGAACGAGCGCCGCCTGATGGCGCTGCGGGCGGCGCGGCTCGAGGCGATGCGCGATCTTGCCGAGCAGGTGCACGGGCTGCGGCTCGATTCCCGAACCACCGTTCAGGATGCTGTGGCGGTGAACGACCGGATCGACGCGGCCGTCAGCGGCACGCTGCGCGGCGCCCGGCTGGTGCGGATCACGCCCAAGGGCGAGGACACCTACGAGGTGGAACTCGCGCTCGATGCCGATGCCGTGGCCTATATCGTGAAGGCGGCGCGGCAGCGATGA
- a CDS encoding flagellar assembly protein T N-terminal domain-containing protein yields MRWLALLLALALGAPATAEQPIRVEAVGFGTLTSTADRDAARRRAVADALLAAALAGGAEVSGHTATNRGIVTSDVAVVRTVGRILEHQILAEDLSGSVWRVRISAVVGEGTGPLCPIRTLIVTAYAPEVQVDPHAPEWSGELAGTIARRLVEGLARHPAVSLARVTDRDMPRRSRAGDAFDYQVLTQGTLRLPGNGHGFTPVIRLRRIAGPKLELDLELRLAASDGTVAVQRFVRRIRLPAPSLLGGLAVLAQPQREAMAAALLDGADRALAELLDREGCEPVSARLAAAGGLLEVPVGRANGLTPGSLAFTSDRLGSTRILEVADLRSASARLRPLDPTVGIAQLAGRRVQFVETGR; encoded by the coding sequence ATGAGGTGGCTTGCCCTTCTCCTTGCGCTGGCGCTGGGGGCACCCGCCACGGCAGAGCAGCCGATCCGGGTCGAGGCGGTGGGCTTCGGCACGCTTACCTCGACTGCCGACCGCGATGCGGCGCGGCGCCGCGCGGTGGCCGACGCGCTGCTGGCGGCGGCGCTTGCCGGCGGGGCCGAGGTCTCGGGCCATACCGCCACGAACCGCGGGATCGTGACCTCGGACGTGGCCGTGGTCCGCACCGTGGGCCGCATCCTCGAGCACCAGATCCTTGCCGAGGACCTGTCGGGGTCGGTCTGGCGGGTGCGGATCAGTGCCGTGGTGGGCGAGGGAACGGGGCCGCTCTGCCCGATCCGCACGCTGATCGTCACGGCCTATGCCCCCGAGGTCCAGGTCGATCCCCATGCACCGGAGTGGTCGGGCGAACTGGCCGGCACCATCGCCCGGCGTCTGGTCGAGGGGCTGGCGCGCCATCCGGCCGTGTCGCTGGCCCGCGTGACCGACCGTGACATGCCCCGCCGGTCGCGCGCGGGCGACGCCTTCGACTATCAGGTGCTGACGCAGGGCACCCTGCGCCTGCCGGGCAACGGCCACGGCTTCACGCCGGTGATCCGCCTCCGCCGCATCGCCGGCCCGAAACTGGAACTGGATCTGGAGCTTCGGCTGGCCGCCAGCGACGGAACGGTGGCGGTCCAGCGTTTCGTCCGCCGGATCCGCCTGCCCGCGCCATCGCTGCTCGGCGGTCTCGCGGTGCTCGCGCAGCCGCAGCGCGAGGCGATGGCGGCGGCGCTGCTCGACGGGGCGGACCGGGCGCTCGCGGAGCTTCTGGACCGAGAGGGCTGCGAGCCGGTCTCGGCCCGCCTCGCGGCGGCGGGTGGCCTGCTGGAGGTGCCGGTGGGGCGCGCGAACGGCCTGACGCCCGGAAGCCTCGCCTTCACCTCCGACAGGCTCGGGTCGACCCGGATCCTCGAGGTGGCGGACCTGCGCAGCGCCTCGGCCCGGCTGCGTCCGCTGGACCCGACCGTCGGCATCGCGCAGCTTGCCGGCCGGCGCGTGCAATTCGTGGAGACCGGAAGGTGA
- the fliS gene encoding flagellar export chaperone FliS, with protein MTFADARTRYRRAETVDFQSVEDPHQIILVTLRELERSLKALAAAAPGPVYPDQHLNRAFTAIYILQGSLDFEKGGEIADNLFAVYEYCRTQVAAAFRREPAPQLADAAGHIGTILAAWEQIGPRRDDRS; from the coding sequence ATGACTTTCGCAGATGCGAGGACGCGCTACCGGCGTGCCGAGACCGTGGATTTCCAGTCGGTCGAGGACCCGCACCAGATCATCCTCGTCACGCTGCGCGAGCTGGAACGGTCACTGAAGGCGCTTGCCGCGGCAGCACCTGGCCCCGTCTATCCCGACCAGCACCTGAACCGCGCCTTCACGGCGATCTACATCCTGCAGGGCAGCCTCGACTTCGAGAAGGGCGGCGAGATCGCGGACAACCTGTTCGCCGTCTATGAATACTGCCGAACCCAGGTTGCCGCCGCCTTCCGGCGAGAGCCTGCGCCGCAGCTGGCCGATGCCGCCGGCCACATCGGCACCATCCTTGCCGCCTGGGAGCAGATCGGCCCGCGGCGGGACGACCGGTCGTGA
- the flgA gene encoding flagellar basal body P-ring formation chaperone FlgA yields the protein MKALVLAGLLALPAAAAEHGLSGAEAAGLIASAMARAGVPGEPPAPLRPLPPCSHEPHVGPLNGSWSTAELRCEAPEWKRALRTKAPARHDPRKHRAVPDEATAVVLARPVPRGAALAPADLAPAEGAMQARTEALVGRRLRVALAPGQPVLPRHLEPDRLVTRGEPMALRVVMGGIEVLAPGEALSDAGFGDLVEVRNLSSGITVKATVTARNMAEVRPNMR from the coding sequence GTGAAGGCACTGGTCCTCGCCGGCCTTCTGGCGCTTCCCGCCGCCGCCGCAGAGCACGGGCTGAGCGGGGCCGAGGCCGCCGGGCTGATCGCCTCGGCCATGGCCCGGGCGGGCGTTCCGGGCGAGCCGCCCGCGCCGCTTCGCCCGCTGCCGCCCTGCAGCCACGAGCCGCATGTCGGGCCGCTGAATGGCAGCTGGTCCACCGCCGAGCTGCGCTGCGAGGCACCGGAATGGAAGCGTGCGCTGCGCACGAAGGCGCCGGCGCGGCACGATCCCCGCAAGCACCGCGCCGTCCCCGACGAAGCGACGGCCGTCGTTCTGGCCCGCCCGGTGCCCCGGGGCGCGGCGCTGGCGCCCGCGGATCTTGCGCCGGCCGAGGGCGCGATGCAGGCGCGGACGGAGGCGCTGGTCGGCCGCCGGCTGCGCGTGGCCCTTGCCCCGGGCCAGCCGGTCCTGCCGCGGCATCTGGAGCCCGACCGCCTGGTGACCCGGGGCGAGCCCATGGCCCTGCGCGTCGTGATGGGCGGGATCGAGGTCCTCGCGCCCGGCGAGGCGCTTTCCGACGCGGGCTTCGGAGACCTCGTCGAGGTGCGCAACCTGTCCAGCGGCATCACCGTGAAAGCCACCGTCACCGCGCGAAATATGGCCGAGGTCCGGCCTAACATGCGCTGA
- the flgM gene encoding flagellar biosynthesis anti-sigma factor FlgM, producing MVESVVPTPGPSRLERLKDTPARVDRSHAGAMPGLARATGDTVELSATALAMPEELRSGPPVDLQLVQKIKDAIADGKYPIDLERITDALFSDYLDLKP from the coding sequence ATGGTCGAATCCGTCGTCCCCACCCCCGGCCCGAGCCGTCTCGAACGCCTGAAGGACACCCCTGCGCGGGTGGACCGATCCCATGCGGGGGCCATGCCGGGCCTCGCACGGGCCACAGGAGACACGGTCGAACTGAGCGCGACCGCTCTGGCCATGCCGGAGGAGTTGCGTTCGGGCCCGCCCGTGGACCTGCAACTGGTGCAGAAGATCAAGGACGCCATCGCCGACGGGAAATATCCCATCGACCTGGAGCGCATCACCGACGCGCTGTTCTCGGACTACCTGGATCTGAAGCCCTGA